AATTCCTTAGTAATAATATACACAGTATGGTAGAGGAGTTAACTAAGCCTTGAATTGACATTAAGAAATACCAGGAGGATATGTTCAAAGAAGCCTGGTATGAGGCAGACTTAAGCTGAGAGGTTAATGAATGACGGGCTGTTAAGGAACGCCGCAGGTAAGGCTTATCAGGCTGTAAAGGCTTACGTTGCTGCAGTTGCGGTGGACTTTAGGCCTCAACTGGCTAAGTACTTTCAAGGTAAAAAGAAGCTTTCGCCAAATAAGGAAGTGAAAAAAGTTCATTGGATAATTGCAGTAATGCCAAGTACAAGGATAAGGGAAGTAGTCGCAATAATAGGTGACGACCAACTTAGGTTATTAACTGAAATAGCCTTAGACCTTCACGATTTCCAATATAATGGTTTCGATAAGGACTCTGAGATTTCAAAGTATAGCATGGAAGAGTTCGTGAAGAAGGACATGCTTTACGTCGTGAATTTTATAAAGAGTAAAGTAAAAGGGCCGTGAAAATAAGTTAGAAAATCATTAGACACTTACTTACCTAGATAATTTAAATCCGCATTCTTTACAATACGTTCATGAGAACACAAGGAAATAAGTCACACGGAAATAATTTAACTCCCTCATCCTAAAACTTTTTATGATCACCTTCAAAATACTCAACTCCCAGGTTACTTACGACGGAGAAGTGATAGAAATAAAGGAGAACATACCTAACAGCGAGTCTTTCATGGAAATTTACGGTGGTGGGATAAATAAACTCTCCTTAGAAACTCCTCATTATAAGATTGTAGGAAAGAACATTTACCTGCCTTCAAAGGAGATAAACCTTGCCGACGTAAAGTCATTTATTTACTCCGCAATTAGGAATATTATTAGAGAGGACAAACAGCCCATAATATCCTTGAGCGGAGAAGGCCCAATTTACGACTTTTCCGTGGACTGCCACGAGGTCAAAATAACTGAGAAGACCTTGAATGGAATACACTTCCTTTCTGCTGCTTTACAAAAGCCTCTCGTTGCTTCTCCTATTAACGTTCAACTACCTCCTTGGGTCGCTCCTTTTAATCTATCTTCAGCAGTAATTTCCATTGATGAGAAACCACAGGACGTGCTGAAGAAGCATTTTTCTCAAATAAGTAAAATAGTTACTGACTCTGGGTATATTGAGAAGAATGGATCAAGGTTAACAAAGATTTATCATGTGTGGACTAATAAAGAGTTATGTTATACTCAGCTGACTGGTTACGTCTGCTTTGAAGATTCTGGGAGCGTTAAGGAAATTAGACCTTCAGATAAAGAGGTAGAAAAGATAGTTAATGATATCCTCAAGGGCTACGCTAAATGCACTGTAGAGAGGGGGATGATAGTAACATAGGCCTTTAAGTGTTAAGATTATTAAGTGCGAGATCGTCTTTAAATTTTCCTTTTAATCCTTTCAATTCTTACATCTTCCTCAAAGTTTTTTATGAATTCGTTAGTCCAAGATTTTAATGCTGAAGAGGCAAGTCTTTCCATCCATCCTTCATATTCAATGGATAACGTGACTTTATTGGGCTCCAGAAGTAAGATTATTTTACCTATGCCAGAGTCTTTTCCATGCCTTAGGGTGAACACGTATGAAATCTCGTCCAATGAAGAATAAACGTTACCGTTAAAGTCATGATAGATCCACATGTATTTTGCGTTACCGTAAAAAGATGACCTGCCAACTTTTATTTCTTTTATATCTCTAAATATTTTAGGAAATAGAAAAGCTGGATCTGAGAGTAATAGCCTTAATGACTCTACAGAATGCAAGGTATTTATCTCAAATTTATACTTCACAATAAAAATAAAATATATAATGAGGTTAAAAAGATTTAGCCTTATACTTATTAGATATATAGTTCTCTTTGAGGAAGTCAATATCCCCTTTTAGCACTTACAGGGAAATCGCTACATTTGTTGTACAAGGGGGACTAACTATCAATAAGCTTGAGACTAAAGTAAAATGAAAATTGATCTAGAGAATCTTTTATGAAAGAAATCTCTTAAATTATATTTTTTGCATGAAAATTAAGATAAGGCCATGTTCAGTTCATCTGGGCTTTAAGATCAACACAGTTTTAATGGTTACAATACTAAAAATATATAAATTAGTAGTTTACGGGAATCTCTACTGCTTAGGAATTTTCATTTTATATCATGTTAAAATAAATCTTATTCAATGAAGAGATCTTAAGCTTGCAAGGAGTTATTTAACCTTTCTCAATTTTTAAGGTTACGTAACCTTGCAAAGACTTTCCGACATTAGTCTTCAAGAACTTTAAAGTAAACTTGTCCTAAAGCTATTCCTCCATCTCCTGAGGGTACCTTACTATTCGTAAGTACTTCAACGTCCGTATTCTCCAATATTCCTTTTAATATATATTCATTAACTGAAGCTCCTCCAGAAACAAGAATTCTCTCTGGATTTAATTTCTCTGCAACTTTAACTAAAGCTTTCCCTAGCTTATATTGCAATGTTGCTGCCATATCTTCTTTCCTAAAATTATTATCCAAAATCCACTTAAATGTCTCCACAATATCTATTTCGTCGCCTCTTATAGGAAATTCAAAATCTAATATTTTCCCTCCTCTTGCGTAAGCTTCTAATTTTATAGCCGGCTCACCTTCGTAAGTCCTTTCATGGCTTATGTCCAAAAGTGCAGAGACTGCATCAAG
This genomic interval from Acidianus sp. HS-5 contains the following:
- a CDS encoding PaREP1 family protein; translated protein: MNDGLLRNAAGKAYQAVKAYVAAVAVDFRPQLAKYFQGKKKLSPNKEVKKVHWIIAVMPSTRIREVVAIIGDDQLRLLTEIALDLHDFQYNGFDKDSEISKYSMEEFVKKDMLYVVNFIKSKVKGP
- a CDS encoding DUF3211 domain-containing protein, coding for MKYKFEINTLHSVESLRLLLSDPAFLFPKIFRDIKEIKVGRSSFYGNAKYMWIYHDFNGNVYSSLDEISYVFTLRHGKDSGIGKIILLLEPNKVTLSIEYEGWMERLASSALKSWTNEFIKNFEEDVRIERIKRKI